Genomic DNA from Rubripirellula tenax:
TCAACGCGGAAGCGATATGTTACGCGTGTTCATGATCGCTTCTTGGACCAGCCTGCATTGCTTGCACACCGACGAAGATCGCAGCCATCACCAGCACGCCCGCCGCGATGCGTTGCGATTGGGGAACCGAAAACGCACCGGCGATTTGACCCCAAATCGTAGATCCTCCGGCCATCGATATCGCCATAACGGTTAAATAGCAACTCATGCCTCGCGCCCGTAACTGATTCGGGAGCGTCGCCTGGGCGTTGGAATTAAGCGTTGTCAGTGTAGTCATCCATGATGCGCCCATGACAAACATCGACGCGACAGCGCCGACCGCTTCGACGGCAAAGCTGATGCCCAGCATGCCGCCGGCGAATACGGCCGTTGAGATCGCAACGGTCCAATCAGTTCCAATGCGAACGTGCAATCGATGAAGCCCCCAAGCCGCCGCCACCGCGCCGCCACCGACGGTGGTAACCAGCAAACCGAATCCGTCGGCGTCCCAACCGAGACGCTCCCGCGCGACCAGAGGAAGCAGAGCCCACAAAGCCGAAGCGGGCAACATAAACATGGCTAGACGAACGAGAGTTTGCTTCATCACTGGTTCCCGGCGGACGTAGGCGATCCCTTCGCCGAGTGAACGACGGTAAGTCATGCCGTTGGACGACTCGGTCGTTTCACGTTGCCACCGCGAAAGTACGAACAGCACCGCGCCGAAGGAAAACGCGTTCGCCGCAAAAGCGATCCACGGTCCGGCGATGGCAATCAGGACGCCACCGATTGCGGGTCCGACCGAACGCGCCAGGTTGAAGCTGATGCTGCCCAGCGAGATGGCGCGAGACAACTGGTTTCGTGGTACCAGTTCGGGAATCGTCGACTGCCATGTTAAAATGTGCAGCACCATTCCCAGTCCCATCACGAACGTCAACGCCAACAGCATCCAAGCCGTGATTGCTCCGGTGAACGTCAGCGATGCCAGGGTGGACGTCGTCGCCAGCAACACCCATTGCGTAAGAATCAACAATCGGCGGCGATCGATGCGATCGGCCAAGACTCCGGCCGGGATGGCAAGCACCGTCATCGGCAACGACATTGCGACTCGAACAGAGGAAACCATTTCCGGTGACGAATCCAAGCTGGTCATCAACCAGCCGGCACCGATCTCGTGGATCCAAGTTCCCAAATTGGAAACGATCGAAACCAACCAGAATGCGCGAAAGATGGGTGTCGCCAATGGGGCCCAGGGCGACGGGTTGTCGATCGGTTCAGGTTTCAGATCAGAGATTCCAGGGATCCTTTGGGCGGACATTCGCTGTAAACGTTAAGACCGAACACGATCCGGTTTGCAGACCCAAGTTGCGTGCTAGATTTCACCAGACTGTAGAAACCTCGCAAGTGACGCCGCCGAAATGATCCCCGCTAACGACACAGTTCCCACAATCGAGGTCCAGTCGCTTCGCAAGCTATACGATGACTACCTAGCCGTCGATGGCGTTTCGTTCAGTCTTTCCAAAGGCCAAATTTGCGGGTTAGTCGGGCCCAACGGAGCGGGGAAGACGACCACCATGCGCTGTCTCGCGGGTTTGATTCGCGCCACCGATGGGGTTTTAACGGTCGCCGGTTGCAGAGTTGCAAGTGGCGGGGCGAACGCTGACGCAATCGAACTGAAGCGACGGTTGGCGTATGTCCCCGACGATCCGCCTCTGTTTGACGATCTTTCCGTCCAACAGCATCTCGACTTCATCGGTCGGCTCTACCGTGTCGACGATCACGCCGCGAAGTCCGACGAGTTGCTGAATCGATTCGATCTGACCAAAAAACGTCATGCCGGCGCGACGACGTTATCGCGCGGAATGCGACAGAAATTGGCGATCGCGTGTGCGTATTTGTATGACCCGGACGTGCTGTTGCTTGACGAACCGCTGACGGGGCTCGATCCGCCGGGCATTCGAGTTCTGTTGGCATCGATCCGTGAACGGGCGATGGCGGGCGCCACGGTGATCATCAGTAGCCACCTTCTGGCGATGATCGAGGACGTATGCACGCACTTGTTGGTGATGCAAGACGGGCAGGTCGACTACTTCGGCGCCGCGTCGGATCTGCGAGCCAATTTCCCCGAGACCAAGTCATTGGAGGCAGCCTATTTCGCCATGACGGAACGATCGCCGATCGTCACGTTCCCGTCCGGATCGGACATGCCAACGTTCGGAGTCGTCTCGTGATCGATTGGGCGACGCATCAAACTTGGATTCGATTGTTGACACAGCGTGGCGGCTTTCGCTTCCAACGGGTGATCCATCGTATCCGATCGCCGCGCCGGATCGTCGCGACCGTACTGACGCTGCTTTTTTTTGGGCTGTATCTGGTCAACGGTGTTTTTATCCTGTCGACGCGCACACCAGCGGACCCAGAGCGACTGCGTTTGTGGTTGTCCGGCGGCATGGTCATTTATGCGGTCTACCATTCGGTGCGCTGCGCTTGGTCTCGCCAGACTTCGGATTTGGAACTGACGGCTGCAGAGTCGTTATGGTTGGGCGGCGCGCCGGTCCGCCGTTCGACGGTCGCATTATACCGAGTCGGCGGTCTTGTATTTTCGACCGCCTTGAAGACCGCTTTGCTGGCCGTGGTCTTAGCCGTCGACGTTGCGCATATCGAG
This window encodes:
- a CDS encoding ABC transporter ATP-binding protein, coding for MIPANDTVPTIEVQSLRKLYDDYLAVDGVSFSLSKGQICGLVGPNGAGKTTTMRCLAGLIRATDGVLTVAGCRVASGGANADAIELKRRLAYVPDDPPLFDDLSVQQHLDFIGRLYRVDDHAAKSDELLNRFDLTKKRHAGATTLSRGMRQKLAIACAYLYDPDVLLLDEPLTGLDPPGIRVLLASIRERAMAGATVIISSHLLAMIEDVCTHLLVMQDGQVDYFGAASDLRANFPETKSLEAAYFAMTERSPIVTFPSGSDMPTFGVVS
- a CDS encoding MFS transporter, which gives rise to MSAQRIPGISDLKPEPIDNPSPWAPLATPIFRAFWLVSIVSNLGTWIHEIGAGWLMTSLDSSPEMVSSVRVAMSLPMTVLAIPAGVLADRIDRRRLLILTQWVLLATTSTLASLTFTGAITAWMLLALTFVMGLGMVLHILTWQSTIPELVPRNQLSRAISLGSISFNLARSVGPAIGGVLIAIAGPWIAFAANAFSFGAVLFVLSRWQRETTESSNGMTYRRSLGEGIAYVRREPVMKQTLVRLAMFMLPASALWALLPLVARERLGWDADGFGLLVTTVGGGAVAAAWGLHRLHVRIGTDWTVAISTAVFAGGMLGISFAVEAVGAVASMFVMGASWMTTLTTLNSNAQATLPNQLRARGMSCYLTVMAISMAGGSTIWGQIAGAFSVPQSQRIAAGVLVMAAIFVGVQAMQAGPRSDHEHA